Proteins encoded together in one Variovorax paradoxus window:
- a CDS encoding YfhL family 4Fe-4S dicluster ferredoxin: MALMITDECINCDVCEPECPNDAIYMGAEFYEIDPRKCTECVGHFDEPQCVQVCPVACIPINPEHVETRETLWQKFERLAAAKAAAAAVEPRPPVPSAGV, encoded by the coding sequence ATGGCCCTCATGATCACCGACGAATGCATCAACTGCGATGTCTGCGAGCCCGAGTGCCCGAACGACGCGATCTACATGGGCGCCGAGTTCTACGAGATCGACCCGCGCAAGTGCACCGAATGCGTGGGCCATTTCGACGAGCCGCAGTGCGTGCAGGTGTGCCCGGTTGCGTGCATTCCCATCAACCCGGAGCACGTGGAAACCCGCGAGACGCTGTGGCAGAAGTTCGAGCGGCTTGCCGCGGCCAAGGCGGCAGCCGCGGCTGTGGAGCCTCGGCCGCCTGTGCCTTCAGCCGGCGTCTGA
- the ispE gene encoding 4-(cytidine 5'-diphospho)-2-C-methyl-D-erythritol kinase codes for MKAIYDLPAPAKLNLFLHITGRREDGYHLLQSVFMLIDWCDTLHVELRRDGQLSREDLTTELPPDDLVLRAARALQVHASPGQGAHIGVAKQVPAQAGMGGGSSDAATCLLALNRLWNLNLPLARLAEIGVKLSADVPFFLGGRNAWVEGIGEKITPVNIPAAGFVVAKPPEGLDTRLIFSAPDLQRATPVAIISGFAADSEQLEAPNHESSAFKVFDFGHNDLQPVAQRLCPAVTEAIEWLGAQGLKARMTGSGSSVFAKLPQGPQEAELAEAPAGWQVRQCSNLAVHPLWGWAT; via the coding sequence ACCTCTTCCTGCACATCACCGGCCGGCGCGAAGACGGATACCACCTGCTGCAGTCGGTTTTCATGCTGATCGACTGGTGCGACACGCTGCACGTCGAGCTGCGGCGCGACGGGCAACTCAGCCGCGAAGACCTGACGACCGAATTGCCGCCCGACGACCTGGTGCTGCGTGCGGCGCGGGCGCTGCAGGTGCATGCCAGCCCCGGCCAGGGCGCCCATATCGGCGTAGCCAAGCAGGTTCCGGCGCAGGCGGGCATGGGCGGGGGCTCTTCGGACGCCGCAACGTGCCTGTTGGCACTCAACCGGCTCTGGAACCTGAACCTGCCGCTGGCACGCCTGGCCGAAATCGGCGTGAAATTGAGTGCCGATGTCCCGTTTTTCCTGGGGGGCCGAAATGCCTGGGTCGAGGGAATCGGCGAGAAAATCACACCTGTGAATATCCCTGCGGCAGGTTTCGTAGTGGCCAAGCCACCCGAAGGGCTCGACACGCGCTTAATTTTTTCTGCGCCGGACCTTCAACGCGCCACTCCTGTTGCTATAATCTCGGGCTTTGCTGCAGATAGCGAACAGCTTGAAGCTCCAAACCACGAAAGCAGTGCTTTCAAGGTTTTCGACTTCGGCCACAACGACCTGCAGCCGGTTGCCCAACGGCTTTGCCCCGCAGTCACCGAAGCCATCGAATGGCTCGGCGCCCAAGGATTGAAAGCCCGGATGACCGGCTCCGGAAGTTCGGTATTCGCGAAATTGCCGCAAGGGCCGCAAGAAGCGGAACTGGCCGAAGCCCCCGCGGGCTGGCAGGTTCGTCAATGCAGCAACCTGGCCGTTCATCCACTTTGGGGATGGGCGACCTGA
- a CDS encoding ABC transporter substrate-binding protein, with translation MLNRRTLLATAGATVALATPVTGMAQGRKDAIVIGMALEPPGLDPTAGAAAAIGEVVHYNILETLTKINADGNVTPLLAESWEVSPDLKTYTFKLKRGVKYQNGEPFNANTVKFAFDRAGGEKSTNKDKRTFANLSTQVVDDYTVVIINKEIDPDLPFVLGQATAAIVEPKSADTNATKPVGTGPYKLDNWAKGSSITLSKWDGFRSPGTAKINKVTFRFIADAAAQAASLLAGDVDVFTRIGTRVVPQFKSNPQFQTILAGSRAKTILSINNKKKPLDDVRVRRAILSAIDRKAVIEGAADGFGVPIGSHYVPGAAGYVDTTAVNPFDIEKAKKLLAEAGVKTPLELTMTLPPPPYARQGGEVIVAQLAKIGITVKVQNVEWAQWLSGTYGNKDYDLSIVSHVEPFDLGNYAKADYYWGYQSKAFNTLFDKIKSTGNAAERNKLLGEAQKMLAADAANGFLYQPQFPTIAKKNVKGLWKENPIFVNDLSALSWG, from the coding sequence ATGCTGAATCGTCGCACCCTCCTTGCCACCGCCGGCGCCACCGTTGCCCTGGCCACCCCTGTCACCGGCATGGCGCAGGGGCGGAAGGACGCCATCGTGATCGGCATGGCGCTCGAGCCGCCGGGGCTCGACCCCACTGCGGGTGCCGCGGCCGCGATCGGGGAAGTGGTGCACTACAACATCCTCGAGACGCTCACCAAGATCAATGCCGACGGCAACGTCACGCCCCTCCTGGCCGAGAGCTGGGAAGTCTCGCCCGACCTGAAGACCTACACCTTCAAGCTCAAGCGCGGCGTCAAGTACCAGAACGGCGAACCCTTCAACGCCAACACCGTGAAGTTCGCCTTCGACCGTGCCGGTGGCGAGAAGAGCACCAACAAGGACAAGCGCACCTTCGCGAACCTGAGCACGCAGGTGGTCGACGACTACACCGTCGTCATCATCAACAAGGAAATCGACCCCGACCTGCCCTTTGTGCTGGGCCAGGCCACCGCAGCGATCGTCGAGCCCAAGAGCGCCGACACGAACGCCACCAAGCCGGTGGGCACCGGCCCCTACAAGCTCGACAACTGGGCCAAGGGCTCGTCGATCACGCTGAGCAAGTGGGACGGCTTTCGCAGCCCCGGCACCGCGAAGATCAACAAGGTCACGTTCCGCTTCATTGCCGACGCCGCCGCGCAGGCCGCGTCGCTGCTGGCCGGCGACGTCGACGTGTTCACGCGCATCGGCACGCGCGTGGTGCCGCAGTTCAAGAGCAACCCGCAGTTCCAGACCATCCTGGCCGGCTCGCGCGCCAAGACCATTCTCTCGATCAACAACAAGAAGAAGCCGCTGGACGACGTGCGCGTGCGGCGCGCCATCCTTTCGGCCATCGACCGCAAGGCCGTGATCGAAGGCGCGGCGGACGGCTTCGGCGTGCCTATCGGCAGCCACTACGTGCCGGGCGCGGCGGGCTATGTCGACACCACCGCCGTGAATCCCTTCGACATTGAAAAAGCCAAGAAGCTGCTCGCCGAAGCCGGCGTGAAGACGCCGCTCGAACTCACCATGACCCTGCCGCCGCCGCCCTATGCACGCCAGGGCGGCGAAGTGATCGTGGCCCAGCTGGCCAAGATCGGCATCACGGTGAAGGTGCAGAACGTCGAATGGGCCCAGTGGCTCAGCGGCACCTACGGCAACAAGGACTACGACCTGTCGATCGTGTCGCATGTGGAGCCCTTCGACCTCGGCAACTACGCCAAGGCTGACTACTACTGGGGCTACCAGTCGAAAGCCTTCAACACGCTGTTCGACAAGATCAAGTCCACGGGCAATGCGGCCGAGCGCAACAAGCTGCTCGGCGAAGCGCAGAAGATGCTGGCTGCCGATGCAGCCAACGGCTTCCTGTATCAGCCGCAGTTCCCGACCATTGCGAAGAAGAACGTGAAGGGCCTCTGGAAGGAGAACCCGATCTTCGTGAACGACCTGTCGGCCCTGTCATGGGGATGA
- a CDS encoding ABC transporter permease, with amino-acid sequence MSLFILKRLATLIATLIGASVIVFLVLEILPGNAAQLLMGPDAAPDAVAALAAKLGLDQPAWTRYWQWIAGLLTGNLGDSYAYSTPVLDLILERLALTVPLALLAMALTTVLALLVGVTAAARHNKLGDVGLMGLTQVGIAIPNFWFAILLILVFSVQLQWFSAGGFEGWGEGVFAGIKSLLLPALSLAVVQAAILARITRSAVLEVMREDFVRTARAKGVSQRAVLWTHVLRNAMIPVVTVMGMQFSELLAGTIVIEKVFYLPGLGRLIFEAIGNRDLIVVRNCVMLLAALVVIVNFVVDVLYAVIDPRIKASDI; translated from the coding sequence ATGAGCCTGTTTATTCTCAAGCGCCTCGCCACGCTGATCGCCACGCTGATCGGCGCCTCGGTCATAGTGTTTCTCGTCCTCGAGATATTGCCCGGCAACGCCGCGCAGTTGCTCATGGGCCCCGACGCCGCACCTGATGCGGTCGCTGCCCTTGCTGCCAAGCTCGGCCTCGACCAGCCCGCCTGGACGCGCTACTGGCAGTGGATTGCGGGCCTCCTGACGGGCAACCTGGGCGACAGCTACGCCTACAGCACCCCGGTGCTCGACCTCATCCTGGAACGGCTCGCGCTCACCGTGCCTCTCGCACTGCTGGCGATGGCGCTGACGACGGTGCTCGCATTGCTTGTGGGCGTCACCGCGGCAGCGCGCCACAACAAGCTCGGCGACGTGGGCCTGATGGGCCTCACGCAGGTGGGCATTGCCATTCCCAATTTCTGGTTCGCGATCCTGCTGATCCTGGTGTTTTCCGTTCAGCTGCAGTGGTTCTCGGCCGGCGGCTTCGAGGGCTGGGGCGAAGGTGTCTTCGCGGGCATCAAGTCGCTGCTGCTGCCGGCCTTGTCGCTTGCCGTGGTGCAGGCGGCCATCCTTGCGCGCATCACGCGTTCGGCGGTGCTCGAAGTGATGCGCGAAGACTTCGTTCGCACTGCGCGCGCCAAGGGCGTTTCGCAGCGCGCGGTGCTCTGGACCCACGTGCTGCGCAACGCGATGATCCCGGTGGTCACGGTCATGGGCATGCAGTTTTCCGAGCTGCTGGCCGGCACCATCGTGATCGAAAAGGTGTTCTACCTGCCCGGCCTCGGCCGGCTGATCTTCGAAGCCATCGGCAACCGCGACCTGATCGTCGTGCGCAACTGCGTGATGCTGCTTGCCGCCCTGGTGGTCATCGTGAATTTCGTGGTCGACGTGCTCTACGCCGTGATCGACCCGCGCATCAAGGCGAGCGACATATGA
- the pth gene encoding aminoacyl-tRNA hydrolase codes for MIKLFVGLGNPGPEYEATRHNAGFWWIDALARDWKLNLVPERSYHGLAARANIGGQSVWLLEPQTFMNLSGKSVGALARFFKIAPEEILVVHDELDVVPGQAKLKFGGSHAGHNGLRDIHAQLGTGDYWRLRLGIGHPGVKSEVINWVLKKPLKEQREAIEDAIVRTLHAAPALVAGEMEKATLIIHTSKPPRPKPPRREPGDGGTPAAT; via the coding sequence ATGATCAAGCTGTTTGTCGGCCTCGGTAATCCCGGGCCTGAATACGAAGCCACCCGGCACAACGCGGGCTTCTGGTGGATCGACGCACTCGCACGCGACTGGAAGCTCAACCTGGTGCCCGAGCGCAGCTACCACGGCCTTGCGGCGCGCGCGAACATCGGCGGGCAGAGCGTGTGGCTGCTCGAGCCGCAAACCTTCATGAACCTGTCGGGCAAATCGGTGGGCGCGCTCGCGCGCTTCTTCAAGATTGCGCCCGAAGAAATCCTTGTGGTGCACGACGAGCTCGACGTGGTGCCGGGCCAGGCCAAGCTCAAGTTCGGCGGCAGCCATGCCGGCCATAACGGCCTGCGCGACATCCATGCACAACTGGGCACGGGTGACTACTGGCGCCTGCGCCTGGGTATAGGACACCCCGGCGTGAAGTCGGAGGTGATCAACTGGGTGCTCAAGAAGCCGCTGAAGGAACAGCGCGAAGCCATCGAGGACGCCATCGTCCGCACACTGCATGCGGCCCCTGCCCTGGTGGCGGGCGAGATGGAAAAGGCCACCTTGATCATTCACACGAGCAAACCGCCCCGGCCCAAACCGCCGCGGCGAGAGCCCGGCGACGGAGGCACGCCCGCCGCCACCTAG
- a CDS encoding ATP-binding cassette domain-containing protein, giving the protein MSQPISTAPLLEVTDLVRHYALPREKLFGPPPLVKALNGVSFKVEAGRSLGIVGESGSGKSTIARLVMALDAPTSGSVRMLGRDLHQLPRSELRTARRDFQMVFQDPYGSLDPRQTVARIVAEPLEALAETSRAVQRERASEALAAVGLRTTDMDKYPHEFSGGQRQRIAIARALITRPKLIVADEPVSALDVSVQAQVLNLMQDLQQQFGISYLLISHDLAVVNHLCDEVCVVWKGKIVEQGPPGELFSNAQHPYTRTLLDAVPRTPAGGTLLAA; this is encoded by the coding sequence ATGAGCCAACCGATCAGCACAGCGCCCCTGCTCGAGGTGACCGACCTCGTGCGCCACTACGCCCTGCCGCGCGAAAAGCTCTTTGGCCCGCCGCCGCTCGTCAAGGCGCTGAACGGCGTGAGCTTCAAGGTCGAGGCCGGCCGCAGCCTGGGCATCGTCGGCGAATCGGGCTCGGGCAAGTCGACCATCGCACGCCTGGTGATGGCGCTCGACGCGCCCACTTCGGGCAGCGTGCGCATGCTGGGCCGCGACCTGCACCAGCTGCCCCGAAGCGAACTGCGTACGGCGCGGCGGGACTTCCAGATGGTGTTCCAGGACCCTTACGGCTCGCTCGATCCGCGCCAGACGGTGGCGCGCATCGTGGCCGAGCCGCTCGAGGCGCTGGCCGAAACCAGCCGCGCCGTGCAGCGCGAGCGCGCCTCCGAAGCCCTGGCCGCGGTGGGCCTGCGCACCACCGACATGGACAAGTACCCGCACGAATTTTCGGGCGGACAGCGCCAGCGCATCGCGATTGCACGAGCGCTCATCACGCGCCCCAAGCTCATCGTGGCCGACGAACCCGTGAGCGCGCTCGACGTGTCCGTGCAGGCCCAGGTGCTCAACCTCATGCAAGACCTGCAGCAGCAGTTCGGTATCAGCTACCTGCTCATCAGCCATGACCTCGCGGTGGTGAACCACCTCTGCGACGAGGTCTGCGTGGTGTGGAAGGGCAAGATCGTCGAACAGGGGCCGCCCGGCGAGCTTTTCAGCAATGCGCAGCATCCGTACACGCGCACCCTGCTCGACGCGGTGCCGCGCACGCCGGCAGGCGGCACGCTGCTGGCCGCCTGA
- a CDS encoding ABC transporter permease: MSATTVPSAAALKVPGFWRRALRHRSFVLGGVLTLLLLLAAFVSLVWTPWSPYEMDMPNKLKPPSGAHWLGTDTYGRDVASLLLVGARASILVGMIAVGIGLVVGTALGLMAAARRGWVEEAIMRLTDFSLAFPAILSAIMMTAVFGAGIVNAIIAIGIYNIPTFARITRASANAIWSREYVAAARACGKGSFAITMQHVLPNISAVLIVQITIRFAIAILAEAALSYLGLGTQPPQASWGRMLNEAQTMMFQSPLLAVFPGMAIALAVLGLNLLGDGLRDLLDPRLARAR; this comes from the coding sequence ATGAGCGCGACGACTGTTCCGAGCGCAGCAGCGCTCAAGGTGCCCGGCTTCTGGCGCCGCGCACTGCGGCACCGCAGCTTCGTGCTTGGCGGCGTTCTCACGCTGCTCCTGCTGCTGGCCGCCTTCGTCTCGCTGGTGTGGACGCCGTGGTCGCCCTACGAGATGGACATGCCCAACAAGCTCAAGCCGCCCTCGGGCGCGCACTGGCTGGGCACCGACACCTACGGACGCGACGTGGCCTCGCTGCTGCTGGTGGGCGCGCGAGCGTCCATCCTGGTGGGCATGATTGCGGTGGGCATCGGCCTTGTCGTCGGCACGGCGCTGGGCCTTATGGCCGCGGCGCGGCGCGGCTGGGTCGAGGAAGCCATTATGCGGCTCACCGATTTCTCGCTTGCCTTCCCGGCCATTCTGTCGGCCATCATGATGACGGCCGTGTTCGGCGCCGGCATCGTCAACGCGATCATCGCAATCGGCATCTACAACATTCCGACCTTTGCGCGCATCACGCGCGCATCGGCCAACGCCATCTGGTCGCGCGAATACGTGGCGGCGGCGCGCGCGTGCGGCAAGGGTTCGTTCGCCATCACCATGCAGCATGTGCTGCCCAACATTTCGGCCGTGCTGATCGTGCAGATCACCATCCGCTTCGCGATTGCCATCCTCGCCGAAGCCGCCCTCTCCTACCTCGGTCTGGGCACACAGCCGCCGCAGGCCTCGTGGGGCCGCATGCTCAACGAGGCGCAGACCATGATGTTCCAGTCGCCCCTGCTTGCGGTGTTTCCGGGCATGGCCATTGCGCTGGCGGTGCTGGGGCTCAACCTGCTCGGCGACGGCCTGCGCGACCTGCTCGACCCGCGCCTTGCGAGGGCGCGTTAA
- a CDS encoding ribose-phosphate pyrophosphokinase: MQANHPDFMVFTGNANPGLAAEIAQNLGTSLGAARVGRFSDGEVTVEINQNVRARDVFVVQSTCAPTNENLMELLIMVDALKRASAERISAVIPYYGYARQDRRPRSSRVPISAKVVANLLETVGVERVLTMDLHADQIQGFFDIPVDNIYASPVLLGDLRQRNYEDLIVVSPDVGGVVRARALAKQLNCDLAIIDKRRPKANVSEVMNVIGEIDGRNCVIMDDMIDTAGTLVKAAEVLKERGAKSVYAYCTHPIFSGPAIERITHSALDEVVVTNTIPLSDGALACGKIRQLSVAPLIAETIQRIAKGESVMSLFSDQDNLF; the protein is encoded by the coding sequence ATGCAGGCTAATCACCCTGATTTCATGGTTTTCACCGGCAATGCCAATCCTGGCCTGGCCGCAGAAATCGCGCAAAACCTCGGTACCTCGCTGGGTGCCGCGCGCGTGGGACGCTTCTCCGACGGCGAAGTCACCGTCGAGATCAACCAGAACGTCCGGGCGCGCGATGTGTTCGTGGTGCAGTCCACCTGCGCACCGACCAACGAAAACCTGATGGAACTGCTCATCATGGTCGACGCGCTCAAACGCGCCTCGGCCGAGCGGATCAGCGCGGTGATTCCCTACTACGGCTATGCCCGCCAGGACCGCCGCCCGCGCTCCAGCCGGGTGCCGATCTCGGCCAAGGTGGTGGCCAACCTGCTGGAAACCGTGGGCGTCGAGCGCGTGCTCACCATGGATCTGCACGCCGACCAGATCCAGGGCTTCTTCGACATTCCGGTCGACAACATCTATGCGTCGCCGGTGCTGCTGGGCGACCTGCGCCAGCGGAACTACGAAGACCTGATCGTCGTGTCGCCCGACGTCGGCGGCGTGGTGCGCGCACGAGCGCTGGCCAAGCAGCTGAACTGCGACCTCGCCATCATCGACAAGCGCCGCCCAAAGGCCAACGTGAGCGAGGTCATGAACGTGATCGGCGAAATCGACGGCCGCAACTGCGTGATCATGGACGACATGATCGACACGGCCGGCACGCTGGTCAAAGCGGCCGAAGTGCTCAAGGAGCGTGGCGCAAAAAGCGTCTATGCGTATTGCACGCACCCGATCTTCTCGGGTCCGGCCATCGAGCGCATCACCCACTCCGCCCTCGACGAAGTGGTCGTGACCAACACCATTCCTCTTTCCGACGGCGCCTTGGCCTGCGGAAAGATCCGCCAACTCTCCGTGGCACCGCTGATCGCCGAAACGATCCAGCGCATTGCCAAGGGCGAGTCGGTCATGAGTTTGTTCTCGGACCAGGACAACCTGTTCTGA
- a CDS encoding 50S ribosomal protein L25/general stress protein Ctc yields MKFVAFERAKQGTGASRRLRISGKTPGIVYGGEGKPQLIELDHNALWHALKKEAFHASILEMELGGATSKVLLRDVQYHPFRQLVQHIDFQRVDAKTRLHMKVPLHFKGEEESDAVKLDHNLVTHVMNELEVSCLPSDLPEFIEVDLSSLKKNATLHVSDIKLPKGVKFVSHGKLNPVIVSAVPPLVAEEPAPAAEGAAPAEGAAAAGGKPAAKTAKPAAKK; encoded by the coding sequence ATGAAATTCGTCGCTTTTGAGCGCGCCAAGCAGGGCACGGGTGCGAGCCGCCGTCTCCGCATCTCGGGAAAGACGCCCGGTATCGTCTATGGTGGTGAAGGCAAGCCCCAGCTGATCGAGCTCGATCACAACGCGTTGTGGCACGCCCTCAAGAAGGAAGCCTTCCACGCCTCGATCCTCGAAATGGAACTCGGCGGCGCCACCAGCAAAGTGCTGCTGCGCGACGTGCAGTACCACCCGTTCCGCCAGCTGGTGCAACACATCGACTTCCAGCGCGTCGATGCCAAGACCCGACTGCACATGAAGGTGCCGCTTCACTTCAAGGGTGAAGAAGAGTCCGACGCCGTCAAGCTCGACCACAACCTGGTCACGCACGTGATGAACGAGCTCGAAGTGAGCTGCCTGCCGAGCGACCTGCCCGAGTTCATCGAGGTCGATCTCTCCAGCCTCAAGAAGAACGCCACGCTGCACGTGAGCGACATCAAGCTGCCCAAGGGCGTGAAGTTCGTGAGCCACGGCAAGCTGAACCCGGTCATCGTGTCGGCCGTGCCGCCGCTGGTCGCCGAAGAGCCGGCACCTGCCGCTGAAGGCGCAGCACCCGCCGAAGGCGCCGCCGCCGCCGGTGGCAAGCCTGCCGCCAAGACGGCAAAGCCCGCCGCGAAGAAGTAA
- a CDS encoding amidase encodes MSADVSSSSSALNDLSAQELSAAYRDKRLSPVEVTQAVIAHIERWEPKLQATWLFRPEAALEQARASEARWQRGESLGPLDGVPATIKENIATRGDPMPAGTAAVDLKPATADAPPAARLKEAGAVIVSKTTMPDYGMLSSGLSSFHKLARNPWDLSKTPGGSSAGAGAAAAAGYGPLHIGTDIGGSLRLPASWCGIFTLKPSLGRIPIDPPYMGRAAGPMTRSVADAALMMQVLSKPDARDSMSLPPQDIDWASFDVAPDHLRGLRIGLLLDAGCGLAVEPEIEAAVERAARLFEKAGAIVETMQPFMSQAMLDGMDHLWRMRSLVDMKALRADQRAKVLPYIREWAESAAEFSGEHVFRGFSQFHATRVAAVQACARFDYVISPVSPNMPAAAEAPSPTNDPLRPLEHIGFTVPFNMSEQPASSVNCGYSAGGLPIGLQIAGKRFDDLGVLRVSRAFEQIREPQRAWPVLP; translated from the coding sequence ATGAGCGCGGACGTGTCTTCTTCCTCCTCTGCATTGAACGACCTTTCCGCCCAGGAGCTCTCCGCCGCCTACCGCGACAAGCGCCTGTCGCCGGTCGAGGTGACGCAGGCCGTCATCGCGCACATCGAGCGCTGGGAACCGAAGCTGCAGGCCACTTGGCTCTTCAGGCCCGAAGCCGCGCTTGAACAGGCGCGGGCTTCGGAAGCGCGCTGGCAGCGCGGCGAATCGCTGGGCCCGCTCGACGGCGTGCCCGCCACCATCAAGGAAAACATCGCCACGCGCGGCGACCCGATGCCGGCAGGTACAGCCGCCGTCGACCTGAAGCCTGCCACCGCCGATGCACCGCCGGCCGCGCGCCTGAAGGAAGCCGGCGCGGTGATCGTCAGCAAGACCACGATGCCGGACTACGGCATGCTGTCTTCGGGGCTCTCGAGCTTTCACAAGCTGGCGCGCAATCCGTGGGACCTGAGCAAGACCCCGGGCGGCTCCAGTGCCGGTGCCGGTGCAGCGGCTGCCGCGGGCTACGGCCCGCTGCACATCGGCACCGATATCGGCGGCTCGCTGCGGCTGCCCGCAAGCTGGTGCGGCATCTTCACGCTGAAGCCGAGCCTGGGCCGGATTCCGATCGACCCGCCGTACATGGGCCGCGCCGCGGGCCCCATGACCCGTAGCGTGGCCGATGCTGCGCTGATGATGCAGGTGCTCTCCAAGCCCGACGCGCGCGACAGCATGAGCCTGCCGCCGCAAGACATCGATTGGGCGAGCTTCGATGTCGCGCCCGACCATTTGCGCGGGCTGCGCATCGGGCTGCTGCTCGACGCGGGCTGCGGCCTGGCGGTGGAGCCCGAGATCGAGGCAGCAGTCGAGCGTGCCGCCCGTCTGTTCGAGAAGGCCGGTGCGATCGTCGAAACCATGCAGCCATTCATGTCGCAGGCCATGCTCGACGGCATGGATCATCTGTGGCGCATGCGCTCGCTGGTGGACATGAAAGCCTTGCGTGCCGACCAGCGGGCCAAGGTACTGCCCTACATTCGCGAGTGGGCCGAGAGCGCGGCCGAGTTCAGCGGCGAACATGTGTTCCGCGGCTTCAGCCAGTTCCACGCAACGCGCGTGGCAGCGGTGCAGGCCTGCGCACGGTTCGACTACGTGATCTCGCCGGTGTCGCCCAACATGCCCGCAGCCGCGGAAGCACCTTCGCCGACCAACGATCCGCTGCGGCCGCTGGAGCACATCGGGTTCACTGTCCCGTTCAACATGTCGGAGCAGCCTGCGTCTTCGGTGAACTGCGGGTACTCGGCTGGCGGCCTCCCGATCGGGCTGCAGATTGCCGGGAAGCGTTTTGACGATCTCGGTGTGCTGCGCGTGTCTCGTGCGTTCGAGCAGATTCGGGAGCCGCAGCGGGCTTGGCCTGTTCTGCCGTAG
- a CDS encoding ABC transporter ATP-binding protein, protein MPLLEVKDLHVELQTQRGPAEAVRGIGFTLERGETLGIVGESGCGKSITVQSLMGLLPATAKVTGSIRFDGTELVGLGEKAMCKIRGNRIGMIFQEPMTALNPVHTIARQVGEPLRLHRGLTGADARKEVLALLERVGIPDAASRLDAYPHQFSGGQRQRIGIAMALACGPDLLIADEPTTALDVTIQKQILELIQGLVAERGMALILISHDLGVIAQSVSKMLVMYGGSVVESGPTDTVFAERAHPYTQGLFAARPALGAPRGIRLATIRGSVPELIDLPQGCPFAGRCKYTVDACHATRPPPTMLPHDHAVRCIRLEEIAAEGALAS, encoded by the coding sequence ATGCCTCTTCTCGAAGTCAAAGACCTGCACGTCGAGCTGCAAACACAGCGCGGCCCCGCCGAGGCCGTGCGCGGCATCGGCTTCACGCTCGAGCGCGGCGAAACGCTGGGCATCGTGGGTGAATCGGGCTGCGGCAAATCGATCACGGTGCAATCGCTCATGGGCCTGCTGCCCGCCACCGCAAAGGTCACAGGCAGCATCCGCTTCGACGGCACCGAGCTCGTGGGCCTGGGCGAAAAGGCCATGTGCAAGATTCGCGGCAACCGCATCGGCATGATCTTCCAGGAGCCGATGACGGCACTGAACCCGGTGCACACCATTGCGCGCCAGGTCGGCGAGCCGCTGCGCCTGCATCGCGGCCTCACAGGCGCCGACGCACGCAAGGAGGTGCTGGCATTGCTGGAGCGCGTGGGCATTCCCGATGCGGCTTCGCGGCTCGATGCTTATCCGCATCAGTTTTCGGGCGGGCAACGCCAGCGCATCGGCATTGCCATGGCATTGGCCTGCGGCCCCGACCTGCTCATTGCCGACGAGCCCACCACCGCGCTCGACGTCACGATCCAGAAGCAGATCCTCGAGCTCATTCAAGGTCTGGTCGCGGAGCGCGGCATGGCGCTGATCCTGATCTCGCACGACCTTGGCGTGATCGCGCAGAGCGTGTCGAAGATGCTGGTGATGTACGGCGGCAGCGTGGTCGAGAGCGGCCCGACCGACACCGTGTTTGCAGAGCGCGCACATCCGTATACGCAGGGCCTGTTCGCGGCGCGGCCGGCACTCGGCGCGCCACGCGGCATTCGCCTGGCGACCATCCGCGGCAGCGTGCCCGAGCTGATCGACCTGCCGCAAGGTTGCCCTTTTGCGGGCCGATGCAAGTACACCGTCGACGCCTGCCATGCGACCCGGCCTCCGCCCACGATGCTGCCGCACGACCATGCGGTGCGGTGCATCCGGCTCGAAGAGATTGCCGCGGAAGGCGCCCTCGCATCATGA